One window of the Populus nigra chromosome 4, ddPopNigr1.1, whole genome shotgun sequence genome contains the following:
- the LOC133691393 gene encoding endoglucanase 2-like, giving the protein MRVKPSSRGCCWWFLVVVTLALVYDAIVYTVQKKTEKSEGAAPITGPSGAIEKKYADALKIAMQFFDIQRSGELGYSNKFSWRGDSALTDGSQAKLDLSKGMYDAGDLMKFGFPMAFTATVLSWAILEYGGQMAVVNQLDPAQDSLKWITDYLINAHPEENVLYVQVGDPEIDHGCWERPEVMSEKRPLTQINTSSPGTEVAAETAAALASASLVFKSDSRYSSALLKHAKELFTFADKYRGSYSESIPEVSTYYNSTGYGDELLWAASWLYHATGDKSYLQYVTGKNGEVFAQWGSATWFSWDNKLAGTQVLLSRLTFFGNKDTSNSGLQMYRKTAEAVMCSLIPDSPTATQSRTDSGLIWVSEWNALQHPVASAFLASLYSDYMRSSGTAKLSCNGYSYKPSDLRKFAKSQADYVLGNNPMKMSFLVGYGENYPQYVHHRGASIPADAKTGCKDGWTWLERKEPNPNVATGALVGGPFLNETFVDDRNNSMQAEPTTYNGAVIVGLLSGLVTTSSAVPSFT; this is encoded by the exons ATGAGAGTGAAACCAAGTTCTAGAGGTTGCTGTTGGTGGTTTTTGGTGGTAGTAACATTGGCATTGGTTTATGATGCCATTGTTTATACAGTCCAAAAGAAAACTGAGAAATCTGAAGGGGCTGCTCCTATTACAGGGCCTTCTGGTGCTATTGAGAAGAAATATGCTGATGCTCTCAAAATTGCTATGCAATTCTTTGACATTCAAAGAT CTGGCGAGTTGGGATATAGTAACAAGTTTAGTTGGAGAGGGGATTCAGCTCTTACAGATGGAAGTCAAGCGAAATTGGATCTTTCAAAAGGCATGTATGATGCTGGGGATCTTATGAAGTTTGGTTTTCCAATGGCTTTTACTGCTACAGTACTTTCATGGGCCATCCTTGAGTATGGAGGTCAAATGGCTGTAGTGAATCAGTTGGATCCGGCACAAGATTCGCTCAAATGGATCACTGACTACCTTATCAATGCGCATCCTGAAGAGAATGTGCTCTACGTTCAA gTTGGTGACCCTGAAATTGATCATGGTTGTTGGGAAAGACCTGAAGTTATGAGTGAAAAGAGGCCACTTACTCAGATTAATACATCTTCTCCTGGGACAGAAGTTGCAGCTGAAACTGCAGCAGCTTTGGCTTCAGCATCTTTGGTGTTTAAATCTGATTCCAGATATTCAAGCGCGCTGCTTAAGCATGCTAAAGAGTTGTTTACTTTTGCCGACAAATATAGAGGTTCTTATAGTGAAAGTATCCCAGAAGTTTCCACGTATTACAACTCAACAGGATACGGGGATGAGCTCTTGTGGGCAGCTAGTTGGCTCTATCATGCAACGGGGGATAAATCATATCTTCAGTATGTGACTGGGAAAAATGGTGAAGTCTTCGCACAATGGGGAAGTGCAACATGGTTCAGTTGGGATAACAAACTTGCAGGAACACAG GTTTTGCTGTCGAGACTAACTTTCTTTGGCAACAAAGACACCTCAAACTCAGGCCTTCAGATGTATAGGAAAACAGCCGAGGCTGTTATGTGCAGTCTCATCCCAGATTCTCCAACGGCCACACAGAGTAGAACAGATA GTGGTCTTATATGGGTCAGTGAATGGAATGCTTTGCAGCATCCCGTTGCTTCTGCATTTTTAGCTTCTCTTTACAGCGATTACATGCGTAGTTCAGGAACTGCAAAGCTATCCTGCAATGGATATTCATATAAACCATCAGATCTTCGGAAATTTGCTAAATCCCAG GCTGATTATGTCTTGGGAAATAATCCTATGAAGATGAGCTTTCTTGTTGGGTATGGCGAGAATTATCCACAATATGTGCATCATAGGGGAGCTTCAATCCCAGCTGATGCAAAAACTGGTTGCAAAGATGGCTGGACATGGCTTGAAAGAAAGGAACCTAATCCCAACGTAGCAACTGGAGCACTTGTTGGCGGTCCCTTCTTAAATGAAACATTTGTCGATGATCGCAACAATTCAATGCAGGCAGAGCCAACCACCTATAACGGTGCTGTGATTGTTGGCCTCCTCTCAGGTCTTGTCACCACTTCTTCTGCAGTTCCATCTTTCACCTAA